Proteins from a single region of Lates calcarifer isolate ASB-BC8 linkage group LG19, TLL_Latcal_v3, whole genome shotgun sequence:
- the lgals3a gene encoding LOW QUALITY PROTEIN: galectin-3 (The sequence of the model RefSeq protein was modified relative to this genomic sequence to represent the inferred CDS: inserted 1 base in 1 codon), protein MADFSLADALGDDAPSQAKKMGNTNPSAPANNPPPATNPGWPGSAPGAPTQPSAPGDFTGGSSGPGAPGQFPFPSGPGAPGQYPGPPSAPGGFPPGQGIPGQYPPAPGAPGQFPSSPGAPGQFPGQYPPEGAPGQLPGGPVPYPTGPFPSGPGAPPGPYPNVPFPGGQPGGGNGMYGPGGPGGFPPAGPGSFPAFPAGGFPPIPAGSWGPPAGGGFPAAPGPXRPGPMGPYGGPSAPGGMLMVPYDLPLHAGMMPRLLITIVGEPVPGADRFHVDFIKGPDVVFHFNPRFNEQTIVRNSNLSGCWGPEEREGGFPFVQGQRFELKILVEEDMYKVAVDGTHLLEYEHRVGGLEEVTLVRVVGDVILYSAGPSMI, encoded by the exons ATGGCAGATTTCTCG CTGGCAGATGCTTTAGGAGATGACGCCCCGAGCCAGGCAAAGAAAATGGGCAACACTAACCCGTCTGCCCCTGCCAACAATCCTCCACCTGCTACAAATCCAGGATGGCCTGGTTCAGCCCCAGGAGCTCCCACCCAGCCCTCTGCTCCGGGTGACTTCACTGGTGGATCATCAGGCCCGGGAGCTCCAGGGCAGTTCCCGTTCCCCTCCGGTCCTGGAGCACCAGGGCAATACCCAGGACCCCCTTCAGCACCTGGTGGGTTCCCCCCTGGTCAAGGGATACCTGGACAATATCCACCTGCACCTGGAGCTCCAGGGCAGTTCCCCTCCAGCCCTGGAGCCCCTGGTCAGTTCCCTGGGCAGTACCCACCTGAAGGAGCTCCAGGACAGCTACCCGGAGGCCCTGTTCCTTACCCAACTGGACCATTTCCCTCTGGCCCTGGAGCACCCCCTGGGCCTTATCCAAATGTGCCTTTCCCAGGTGGCCAGCCAGGAGGAGGGAATGGCATGTATGGACCAGGCGGTCCAGGAGGATTCCCTCCAGCTGGTCCGGGCTCTTTCCCTGCATTCCCTGCTGGAGGCTTTCCCCCAATACCTGCTGGGTCATGGGGACCACCTGCAGGTGGAGGTTTCCCTGCTGCTCCTGGCC TTCGGCCTGGGCCTATGGGTCCATATGGTGGGCCTTCTGCTCCAGGAGGCATGCTG ATGGTGCCGTATGATCTCCCTCTTCATGCTGGAATGATGCCACGACTTTTGATCACAATAGTCGGGGAGCCTGTACCTGGTGCAGACAG gTTCCATGTGGACTTCATCAAAGGTCCAGATGTCGTCTTTCATTTCAATCCTCGATTTAATGAGCAAACTATTGTGAGAAACTCCAACCTCAGTGGATGCTGGGGGCCTGAGGAGCGAGAAGGCGGCTTCCCATTTGTTCAGGGGCAACGTTTTGAG CTGAAGAtcctggtggaggaggacatGTATAAAGTGGCAGTGGACGGCACTCACCTGCTGGAGTACGAGCACAGAGTCGGAGGGCTGGAGGAAGTGACCCTGGTGCGAGTCGTCGGAGACGTCATCCTCTACAGTGCCGGCCCGAGCATGATCTGA
- the synj2bp gene encoding synaptojanin-2-binding protein, with protein sequence MNGSLHSSSNVVDIKLKRGPAGLGFNIVGGVDQQYVVNDSGIYVSKIKEDGAAGLDGRLQEGDKILAINGIMLADRTHKAAVELFRTAGEDVELRVLKKFPPHMNGPSGSQPEQQSPVSLWGILAALAGAAALFSFLYIRHTKKHF encoded by the exons ATGAATGGCTCTCTGCACTCCTCCTCCAACGTGGTGGACATTAAACTGAAGCGAGGACCGGCGG gCTTGGGCTTCAATATAGTTGGGGGCGTGGACCAGCAGTATGTTGTGAATGACAGTGGCATATATGTGtccaaaataaaagaagatGGAGCTGCAGGGTTGGATGGGAGACTCCAGGAGGGGGACAAGATCCTGGCG ATCAATGGAATCATGCTGGCGGATCGGACACATAAAGCTGCGGTGGAGCTGTTCAGGACGGCGGGGGAGGACGTGGAGCTCCGTGTTCTGAAAAAG TTTCCCCCTCACATGAACGGACCCTCAGGCTCACAACCCGAACAACAATCTCCCGTGTCTCTTTGGGGAATACTGGCTGCTCTAGCAGGAGCTGCAGCCCTCTTTTCATTCCTTTACATTCGGCACACTAAGAAGCACTTTTAA